Below is a window of Anas platyrhynchos isolate ZD024472 breed Pekin duck chromosome 34, IASCAAS_PekinDuck_T2T, whole genome shotgun sequence DNA.
CGGGCGCACGTGACGCCTCCCCCTCGCTCGGCTGTTTGCTCTCGGCCCCGGCAAGACGCGCTGGCCCGCGGCCCGCAGGCTCCCGGTCCTCCGAGGGCCGCAGCCTCGCGTCCTGCTGCAGGATCCGGCCTCCACCCCGGCCGGGTGAGGGGCAGCCAAGGAGTGAGGTGCGTCTGGGCCGGGTGACGCAGCGGCTCCTCAGCCCGGCGAGGGGAGCGGGCTCTGCGGCGGGGCCGTGGGATGGAGGCCGCGAGGGTGGCGGGGAGGACGGGAGCAGGATCTTGGGAAGCAGCCCGGGAGGCTGGGCTACGGAGGCGGGGTGAAGTCCGCAGGCTTCAGGCGCTGCTGGAGGGCGCAGGGCGCGTCCGTGCCAAGGAGGCGCCGTTGGGGTTGCGAAGCCCAGCTTGGGGGCGGTGGGAGCCCCCAGGTCTTCCCCGTTTTGTTTCCTGTCCCCAGTCATCGAGCCCTCTCCTTGCTTTCCATGGAATCTGGAGACCGGTTTGTGGGGTGGCTGAGGCATGCCCTGGGAAGGTGTTTTCCTTGGCGGGGTGgctggggaggttttggggagcAGCTTGGCCACCTCgcttctgcagggctgggggtcaGGGCTGCGTCTTGTTCCTGAAAGCACCGCGGCAGAGCCATTTCAGCAGGCACTGGGGCTTCGCGCTCTTCTTGCTCCTGGCAGCTTTGCCATCTCTCCTGCGCCGAGCTCGGTAGCTCTGCATGCCACCCCGTGCGTCCCTGTGCCCatggaggaggagcagggattCCCCAGAATTgcaggaaactgaggcacgagTGGGCTGCCAGCCTGCCAGGATTGCCCAAGAGGGATGATCAGGGATGGGtgcttcctgctcctcctctccgCAGAGCCCTGGCCGTGCCAAGCAGCAGGTTCAGACGGCGGAGGGACGGGGCAGCGGTGCTCAAAGGAGCCTTCGGGACTGGGGGATAGCCCAGCCCTGCCGTGCGGAGGACAGGGTTGTGGGGTGCCCACAGTGCCCCCCTTCTCCCCATTCACCTCCCATTTCCCTGCAGGTAACAGTTCCCAAGATGTCCCTCTGGAACATCGTCTCCCACATGCCGCCGGAGGAGTTCAGCAGCCTCTTCGCAGAGTTTCCCCGCAGCCTGCGCTGCCTTCTGGCCGACTGGCTGGAGAACCAGCCCTGGTGAGTCCCCGGCTGCCCTGTGGGGCCCTGCCCTACCCCTCACCGCTCCCACGTGCCCGGGATATGGCAGGGGAGCATCCAGCTGCCCGCAGGGAGGGCTGAGCCCCCAGCCAAGGGGGTCCCGGCCTGGCCAGTGCCTGAACGTGTGGGTGCTGGTGCCGGGCTCCGTCCACGGCCCCAGGTGAGGTAAGTGAGGGCACCCTGTGCATCCGTGCGGGAGCAAGAGGAGATGGGGCCGGAGATGGATGCGCTGGTGGCGCAGCTCGTGGTGGGGCTGAGCACCCCAATCTGGGTGGGAGGGGAGCTCCTGGGCCTGGGCAGAGGGTGCAATGCCAGGTGAGGCTGGTCGGGGTCTGTTGGTGCCCTCAGCGCCCTAGCAGGGTCTGGACTGACTCAGTGCTGCATTTGCAGTGGCAATAACGGGCACAGCCTGGCCAGCACCCCTGCTTTGTGCCTAGAACATGGAAATAGCAGTGGGTTAATTAGCAGTGTCATGGTCTCACCCAGGCGTCCCCAGGAGTGGCCTCAGGAACTGtttctcctctgcacagcaccatGACCGGGTTGCAAAAGGGCAGGAAATTTGACACAAGGGGGCTTGGCCACATGGGACTGCGCCACAGGAGCGGGTGAGGggctgctccaggccccatggtgggggagcacagcagagggtgggtggcagctgggtgtgtgtgtgggagaGGTTTCAGGAGGTGACGTCCTCTCTGATGAACCTCGTGATCTCTCTGAGTGCCGTTCAGCCTCGCTCACAGCTGTAAGGTGGCAAATTTCCCCCAGAAGTCCAGCCGGCGCTGGGTGACGTGCCAGGACAGCGGAAGCACCGGTGTCCCCTTCCTCCCCGGTGCGTGCTCGCAGGGAGGGCAGAAGCTTCGTGCCCACCCGAccttctcccccttctccccagGGAGTTCATCAATGGCTCCGACGCCTTCTGCACCAGCGTGGCCAGCGGGATGCTCTCGGCCATGCTGGAGAAGCTCCGCAGCGCCGCCAGCAGCGATGGGCAGCAGTGCCAGATCCTCCAGCAAGTCAGCAACATTGAGGTGCGTGGGGGGCCGGGCGCGGGGCCCCGAGGGCCGTGTCCCGCCGGGATGGCAGCCACGGGAGGCAGGGTTGTTGTCATGCCTTGGGTTTTCTGCATCAAACACCACCGAAGGGGCTGATGGTCCGAGCCAGTCCCCTCTCGAGGCCGGAGCCGTCCGTGACTCGTGCGGACTTGGTGCCGGCGGTGGGGTTTTGCGGGCGCTTTGGCAGGACGGGGGAGCTCATCCGTGTGCCGGGGCCAGCCCCCAGCTCGTCACAGCACTCAGGCCCTTCATGGCCACGGTTCCCCCCTGCCCGCCAGCCGCCGCAGCTTCCCCTCGCGGGGTGCATCCCTGCAAGCCCCTTGgtgcccaggagctgcccctgcGGGGACCCCCCGAGCACGTTGGCACTCGTGCAGCCTCCTCGCCACATGTTCCCCATTTTCTGCTCGAGCGTTTGATTTCTCCTTCCTCCATGCGGTGTTTTGTGCCGTGTTTCCTCCTGCCGCATGTGCATGTGTACACTGGGTTTCTTTTTCTGGGCTCTTTCTCTGTTTACTGAGACCTCTGTGAAttgctttctgtctctcttcctccctctgtgATTGCAGATTAACCCTTCCACTCTCTCTCCTGCCAGTGGAGCTCTTAGAGTAAGGGCTGAACGGTGCTCGTGCCCAGAGCCCGGTTGAAAACCCTGCTTTTTTGGTAATATACAACATTTGGGAAGGGGTCAGTTTTAGTCATAACTTCTGGGGAACTGGGTGACTTTCATGAACAATGTTGCTGCTGGCTTTTGAAAATATGCAGAtgtttcagctcttttttttttttttccccaatttaaGTTACTCAAGAAgagcctccctcctcccatTGTTCCTCATCCCGTAACAGCGAACCCTTTTCCCTTCCGAGCCCTTTGTTGTGGGAGCATGGGCTGCGGGCGGTGGGAGCTGGGTGCTCTTGCTCAAGACGAACGTGGCCGAGGAAGCAGCCGGGGCAGGCACGGCCCCTCTCCGGGGGGGTGCTTCGGGATGGGGCTGTGACGCAGCGAGGGTACAGCTCCGGGCTGCCACAGCGTCTCGGGACACCAAACCCAGGGCTTTGGTCCCCTAAACCCCGGTGCCGGCAGAGCTGGCGCTGCTGCGGGGCCGCCGGGTGGGCGCAGGGGGCCAGGGGCGTGCCGCGGAGCTGCCGCCCGGCCCGCGGGGGAAGCCGCCCAGCGCGCCGTCCAGCGGTTCGCCGTTGCTGTTTAGGGAAGTAGCTAATTTGGGAAATGTGCGAAGGCCAGAGGAGCTGGCGCAGGGTGCGGGGAGCTGGAGCCAGCCGGGAAATTCCTCTCCCTGGGCTTGGTGGAAAGCGCTGATTCACCCGGGCCAGGGGTGGCTGGGAACGTCTTCGCCAGGTGTAGGGCTGGTGCCTCTTGAGGGGATGCTCGCAGAAATAAGGAGTGGGGGTTTGGGTTTCATTTAAAGTTGCTTCGTATTTTTCATGCACGGTTTAAAACtggaaaagttttaaaactggAAAAGTTTTTGAAGGTTTCAaattttcaagtttttaaaGTTGTAAAGCTGGAAATTGGTTATGTCACAAAAGAGTGCCAGCCACAGCCTCTTCCACGTGGCTGGCCATGAAACCACAGAGACTGGCTCAGCGCCCGTCGTGTTGGGCTGGGGGCCCGAAACACGTGAACGGGAcgggctgggggcggcggggcgcgcGTCCTGCCCTGCTAACACCCAGGGCCTTGCTCCCTGCAGAGCACGTACCGGCGGGACCCGCTGCGGCTGGTGGCTGTCCTGAAGGCGATCCTGGAGGGCGAGAAGGCCGCCGTGCTCAAGAGGGTGCGTGGCTCCTGCCCCCCCAGCGGGGCAACCCATGGCCGGGCCGTCCCCACACCCCGCTCACCCCACTCTCCTCACCCCAGGACCGCCACCTGCCCCTCAGCTTCCACCGGCGGCAGGAGGAGCTCAAGTTCAGCCTGGGCCTGCAGCGGCTGCAGCACCGCATCCACGAGATCCAGGCGCTGCGGGAGCGCAGCTCGCAGCTGCGGGACGGCTCCGCAGGTGAGGGGCCGGGGCGGGATGGATCTGACCGTGGGGCGCGGCGGAGAACGGCAGCGCCGTGCGGGTGCAGTCCCGTGCTAATGGGGCCGCCCCGCTCCGTCCTCCCCAGCCTCTCTGCCGCTGAACCCACAGCTGAAGACAGAACCGAAAGCTCCGGAGAGCGtgagtggggctggggcagcggggCAAGGCGGCAACCCTGCcggggggggacagggctgagGAGCACGAAGCAGCTcgggggggcacggggccagTGCAGGGCCACGGGCTCTGCCAGGGGCATGGTGCCATGCAGAGCCCCGTGGCTGGTGCtgccccccaggagctgcccacCCTGATCCTGGAGGCCACGAAAGAGCTGGAGGTGGCCAAGCAGCAGGTCCTGAAGAGGATCCAGATTtggaagaggcagcagcagctggctggaaACGGGGCGGTCTTCGAGGAGAACCTAGCACCGCTGCAGAAGAGGTGGGGTGGCAATGGGGGACCCGCAGCAACCCTCCTGCCCCGTCTTCTCCCCAGGGAACGGAGACCCTGCTGGCCTGAGGGGCTCCAGGATTGCTGTGGCCCTGTTTTGGCTCAGGGCGCCCTTTTCCTGCAATTTCCTTGCAGGTGTGAGAGCCTGGTCGAGGTTTATTTCCAGCTGCACCAGCAGGTGATGGCAGCGAGCACAGAGCTGGGGCCCGAGCTGCTGCCCCGGCTCCTGGAGCGCTTCAACGAGGTTTTATCCAGCCTGGTCAAGAGGTAACGGACAGGGCAGGCGCTGCGGGGGCAGAAGGTGGATCTGCAGAGGCCGGTGGCAGAGGTAGCTGCCCTCGTCACCATTGTCACCCCTTGTTCCCCCAGCTCCTTCTTGGTGGAGAAACAGCCCCCGCAGGTGCTGAAGACCCAGACCAAGTTCCAGGCGAGCGTCCGGTTCCTGCTGGGCCCCCAGCTGCTGAAGGCATCCACCAAGCCCTACATGGTGCGGGCCGACATGGTGACGGAGAAGCAGGCGCGGGAGTTGGCGCTCAGCGCCTACGGCAACACCCTGAGGTGAGCGGCTGGCCAGCGCGGGGGGCGAGGGGGCTGCGCCCCCACTGCGCTGCCCTGACCCCCGCCTCTGCCCAGCGAGAGCACGGGGGAGATCATGCACAACGTGGTGGCCCTGGAGACCAACCCCACCAGCGGCACCTGCTGCGCCAACTTCAAGAACGTGGtgagtgctgctgccaggggctgTACAGCGGCCCTGGGACAGGTTCGGGGCTGCGCTGGGATGTTGGGAGGACCCCAGGAGGGCTTTGTGGGGGGGGTCTCAGGGCTGTTGGTTGCCTGGGAGTGATGCTTGGCTCTCCCCTCCCTAGCTGCTGAAGAAGATAAAGCGCTGCGAGCGGAAGGGGTCCGAGTCGGTGACGGAGGAGAAATGCGCCGTCCTGTTCAGCACCACCGTGGCCCTGAGCCCCAGCAACCTCACTGTGCACCTCCAGGTACCGGCCCCTCTCCTTGGCAGCACCGAGCCTCCCTCAGGCACCCGGGTCCTGCCACCCCTCGCAGCCCTGGTCCAGGCTGGGATGGCCCTGGGGCGGCCTTGGGGCTGTGGGAGGCTGAGCCCGGGCTGAGAGGAGGGCGCCCCGTGCCCAGGTCCTGTCTCTGCCCATCGTGGTCATCGTCCACGGGAACCAGGACAACAACGCCAAAGCCACCGTGCTGTGGGACAACGCCTTCTCGGAGATCGTGAGTGCCGCGAgggagggctgtggggagggggtggggtgAGGGAGGACCTGCTGGGGTGCCAGGGCTGGGTCCGGCTCCAGAACGAGGAGACTCCAGGGCTGGGCCGGGGCAGTCCCAAAAGCTGTCCCAAAGCGATGTCCCAAAGCTGTCCCGATGCTGTCCTGATGCTGTCTGGCCCCGCCGTAGGACCGTGTGCCCTTCGTGGTGGCCGAGCGGGTGCCGTGGGAGAAGATGTGCGATACCCTGAACCTGAAGTTCATGGCAGAGGTGCAGACCACCAAGGGGCTTCTCAAGGAGCACTACTTCTTCCTGGCCCAGAAGATCTTCAATGACCACAGTGCCAGCCTAGAGGACTTCCAGAGCCGCAGTGTCTCCTGGGCCCAGTTCAACAAGGTTACTGGGAGGGCTGGCCAGGGTGGGCAGGGGCCAGCATGGCCCTGGGGAGCCTCACACCCATCTCGTTCCCCAGGAGATCCTGCCCGGCCGGGGATTCACCTTCTGGCAGTGGTTTGACGGAGTCCTCGACCTCACCAAGAGATGCCTCAAAAGTTACTGGTCGGACAGGTGGGTGCCGGAGAGGCCGAGCGGGGTGTTCACAGCTCCTCCAGGACCAGTCAGGGAGTGCTGGGTCCCGTCCTGGCACTGGCACGCTGTCCGTCTGCCCTTTCCTCCAGGCTCATCATCGGCTTCATCAGCAAGCAGTACGTCTGCAAGCTCCTGAGCACGGAGCCCGACGGGACCTTCCTGCTCCGCTTCAGCGACTCGGAGATCGGGGGCGTCACCATCGCTCACGTCATTCGGGGCAAGGACGGTGAGACGGGGGCAcgggggctgctgccagcaccaccGAGGGGAGAGCGAGGTCACCGCGGCGCGGGGACGCTGGGCGTTACGGGGGGGGCAGGCAGTGCAGCCCCGTGCCGTGTCACCCCCAGGCTCCAGCCAGGTGGAGAACATCCAGCCCTTCTCCGCCAAGGACCTGTCCATCCGATCCCTTGGCGACCGCATCCGGGACCTGGGGCAGCTCCGCAACCTCTACCCCAACACCCCCAAGGACCAGGCGTTTGGCAGCCACTACAACAGTGAGttggggggagcagagggggctGCGAGGGGGGCAGAGGGATTTGGGTCCAGGGTCCTGCTGCCAAGGCTGGCGCTGAATCGTCCCACGCGGGGCGGTGGCTCacggctgcttctcctctccccgCAGAAGAGCAGACGGGCAAGGACGGCCGCGGCTACGTCTCCACCGCCATCAAGATGACAGTGGAAAGCGAGAGGTGGGTGGGGGCAGGAGGCTGTCGGCGAGCCCCCATGGAGGTGTGTGCACGGGCAGGTGATAGCGGCCAGCCTGAGCATCGCTGCTGGGCCAGGGGGGCTTCTGTctgggggaaatggggaaacGGGGAGATGGGGAGGTGCTCGTGAGTGAGGAATCCCCCCCCCGGGGAGCCCGAGCCGCAGCGGAGCCCAGCTCCACGTGAATCCCACCCTGATGGCAGCGCCCCCGGCAAGGGCTGGCTTGCACACACGCCTCCTTCTAGACTGGACCCTGCAGTGCAGGAgtcctgcctgtgctgaggGGGTCGGTGTGCCTCTACAGGGACCAGC
It encodes the following:
- the STAT6 gene encoding signal transducer and activator of transcription 6 isoform X2; this encodes MSLWNIVSHMPPEEFSSLFAEFPRSLRCLLADWLENQPWEFINGSDAFCTSVASGMLSAMLEKLRSAASSDGQQCQILQQVSNIESTYRRDPLRLVAVLKAILEGEKAAVLKRDRHLPLSFHRRQEELKFSLGLQRLQHRIHEIQALRERSSQLRDGSAASLPLNPQLKTEPKAPESELPTLILEATKELEVAKQQVLKRIQIWKRQQQLAGNGAVFEENLAPLQKRCESLVEVYFQLHQQVMAASTELGPELLPRLLERFNEVLSSLVKSSFLVEKQPPQVLKTQTKFQASVRFLLGPQLLKASTKPYMVRADMVTEKQARELALSAYGNTLSESTGEIMHNVVALETNPTSGTCCANFKNVLLKKIKRCERKGSESVTEEKCAVLFSTTVALSPSNLTVHLQVLSLPIVVIVHGNQDNNAKATVLWDNAFSEIDRVPFVVAERVPWEKMCDTLNLKFMAEVQTTKGLLKEHYFFLAQKIFNDHSASLEDFQSRSVSWAQFNKEILPGRGFTFWQWFDGVLDLTKRCLKSYWSDRLIIGFISKQYVCKLLSTEPDGTFLLRFSDSEIGGVTIAHVIRGKDGSSQVENIQPFSAKDLSIRSLGDRIRDLGQLRNLYPNTPKDQAFGSHYNKEQTGKDGRGYVSTAIKMTVESERDQQPQSTAGGGPEPPQAQMFSLPVLQQELRPENLQSVLSPICPPAPFCSQPMPSYPAGESNMNMMVPEGMGSSFPSTSPMLSSSMVMDPALPPRCQDLAFRNPMSFMTNQYMPGEASQLLPGGPSPEPRDEEMPELAPFTPMDAPLQSSPRWMAPSMDLPPSSEFDQFLQEMSLESPALCPPFTPPLQRSGYPSPNASCWGLGESRWDDSVRPGHA
- the STAT6 gene encoding signal transducer and activator of transcription 6 isoform X1, which gives rise to MSLWNIVSHMPPEEFSSLFAEFPRSLRCLLADWLENQPWEFINGSDAFCTSVASGMLSAMLEKLRSAASSDGQQCQILQQVSNIESTYRRDPLRLVAVLKAILEGEKAAVLKRDRHLPLSFHRRQEELKFSLGLQRLQHRIHEIQALRERSSQLRDGSAASLPLNPQLKTEPKAPESELPTLILEATKELEVAKQQVLKRIQIWKRQQQLAGNGAVFEENLAPLQKRCESLVEVYFQLHQQVMAASTELGPELLPRLLERFNEVLSSLVKSSFLVEKQPPQVLKTQTKFQASVRFLLGPQLLKASTKPYMVRADMVTEKQARELALSAYGNTLSESTGEIMHNVVALETNPTSGTCCANFKNVLLKKIKRCERKGSESVTEEKCAVLFSTTVALSPSNLTVHLQVLSLPIVVIVHGNQDNNAKATVLWDNAFSEIDRVPFVVAERVPWEKMCDTLNLKFMAEVQTTKGLLKEHYFFLAQKIFNDHSASLEDFQSRSVSWAQFNKEILPGRGFTFWQWFDGVLDLTKRCLKSYWSDRLIIGFISKQYVCKLLSTEPDGTFLLRFSDSEIGGVTIAHVIRGKDGSSQVENIQPFSAKDLSIRSLGDRIRDLGQLRNLYPNTPKDQAFGSHYNKEQTGKDGRGYVSTAIKMTVESERDQQPQSTAGGGPEPPQAQMFSLPVLQQELRPENLQSVLSPICPPAPFCSQPMPSYPAGESNMNMMVPEGMGSSFPSTSPMLSSSMVMDPALPPRCQDLAFRNPMSFMTNQYMPGEASQLLPGGPSPEPRDEEMPELAPFTPMDAPLQSSPRMAPSMDLPPSSEFDQFLQEMSLESPALCPPFTPPLQRSGYPSPNASCWGLGESRWDDSVRPGHA